In the genome of Raphanus sativus cultivar WK10039 chromosome 4, ASM80110v3, whole genome shotgun sequence, one region contains:
- the LOC108835298 gene encoding CASP-like protein 2B1, with translation MKVNERKVRLTELILRCLVCALALFAAVLIVTDTQVREIFTIQKKAKYTDMKALVFLVVVNGIAAAYSLVHVVRCVVGMMKGSVLFSKPLAWTIFSGDQAIAYLTVAGLAAAAQSAAFAKLGQPELQWMKICTMYGKFCNQVGEGIGVALLASIGMVLISCISALGLFRLYGGNKALQSSRW, from the exons ATGAAGGTGAACGAAAGGAAAGTGAGACTCACGGAGCTGATTCTGAGGTGTTTAGTGTGTGCCCTCGCTCTCTTCGCTGCGGTTCTCATAGTTACAGACACTCAAGTTAGAGAGATCTTCACCATCCAGAAGAAGGCAAAGTACACCGACATGAAGGCGCTCGT GTTCTTGGTGGTCGTCAATGGTATAGCCGCGGCATATTCTTTGGTGCATGTGGTTCGTTGCGTGGTGGGTATGATGAAAGGAAGCGTTTTGTTTAGTAAGCCTCTGGCTTGGACTATTTTCTCTGGAGATCAG GCGATAGCGTACTTGACTGTGGCGGGCCTTGCAGCAGCGGCGCAGTCTGCAGCCTTTGCGAAGCTAGGTCAGCCAGAGCTCCAGTGGATGAAGATATGCACAATGTATGGGAAGTTCTGTAACCAAGTTGGTGAAGGAATTGGGGTCGCCTTGCTTGCTAGTATTGGAATGGTTTTGATCTCTTGCATTTCAGCTTTGGGTCTCTTTCGTTTGTATGGCGGTAACAAGGCCCTGCAGAGCTCACGGTGGTGA
- the LOC108850949 gene encoding uncharacterized protein LOC108850949 — protein sequence MEKKVALVLSLMLLMSMKSVSVSAEEAPTFGQRIDAATNDVTKFFNEHAGPAVDTVSSTAKSVYNWFGDKAKEWGL from the exons ATGGAGAAAAAGGTGGCTTTGGTGTTGTCGTTGATGTTGCTTATGTCTATGAAGTCGGTGTCAGTTTCTGCTGAGGAGGCACCAACGTTTGGACAGAGGATAGACGCAGCCACGAACGATGTTACCAAGTTCTTCAATGAACATGCCGGTCCTGCCGTCGACACTGTCTCCTCCACTGCCAAATCCGTCTATAATTGGTTTGGTGATAAAGCTAA GGAATGGGGTCTCTAG